GTATCATCAGTCTACACTCTACCCTCCGACTCTTCCCTCCATATATTAAAGAGGTGAGCGGGAAGGATAGATCCCAATGATTATTTGacttctttgtattacttctgtaTGTGCTAATGAGATCTCGTTTATGTAAAATGTCATGCTTAATGTAATATAGTTGTTGTTAGTTCAGCATTGTCGGCCtgtgatgcctactgagtacatgTGCTTTCCACACCCATGCATTCTGCACACGAGTGGACCTTGATGTTTGATTGAAACAGAAGCTCTACTTACTGTTGGCTATGCTGTTTTGTGAAGACATATTTATGTAATCTTTATCGTTGTTAAGATAAACTCCACTGTTGATGTTATCACTGATTGAATGTCTGATCCACATCTGGCTGGTGCCGATAAATGTCTGATATTCTGCTTATAATCCTTAAGAGTTATCACATTTCAACAACGGAAAAGGGATAAATATACAACTATGATAAAGGGTACGTATGTACCttccgtcatactttgggtacacatatgcccctatCGTTAAAGAAATGATACGTATATGCCCCTCACACTAACAGTAGGGATATgtgtgtacccaaagtatgacggagggtatatatgtaccatttatcaaagtttggGGGCATATTTGTCCCTTAACCATTTAAACAATGCCACTTTTGCATTAACGCCAGAAAACAAAGGTTGTTCTTCAACCACATTACGTTGCAGCAGCGATGCCAACTGAACTAACATTACAGTATATTAAGAAGGGGACCGGAGTAGAAGAAACAATAAACGTTAAACTTTCCTTAATCCTTCATACTTGGGAAAAATCTTTCCCAGCCCAAGTTGTGAGATGGAGTGACGACTTACAGTTTTTTGAATTATGCTGCTATGAGAAGTGTGAGATACCTTATACGAAATGCAAATTTTTACCATATGTATATTTCACGAATTCTTTGGACAAATTACCAAATTGAAGTAACGCACAGTCTACTTTCTTTTGTTCAAACTTGTAAGTAAGATTTatatcaaatatttaaatttgttttttgaCGGTGTCACATAGCAAGAAACATAATTGAAGATCATATCTATAGACGTTAGTTTTTCATCGCAGAAGGATGATAGATTTGTGTAATAGCATCTGAATAAAGACGGATATCAGAGGAGCATGGTAGAGAGAACAAAGGAATGAAGTTCCAATGTCCTTGAGTACCTTAATGAGACAAGGAGCATTTCTCCTTGTTGTGCTTTGACAATAGATTTGAAATTGAATCACTGGGATGAATATATTTGGGGTATATTTTGTATGTAGAATGATGTAACATGTGTGTCAATGTCGTCGAAGCTACTAGCAAATACCTGTACGATATTTTAAAGAGATAATAAcaccatatacatatatagttgcggagccaaaatttttattttggagtGTCAAAATGTAAAGAAGTAAATTCACGAACAtgtaaaagggtgtcaatatgtAAAATTGACCCATTTTGTAAACGATTACGCAATAGTCGAACACTATCCCTTTGTCTTgtaaagtaattaataaaattcCTTtcattgccaaaaaaaaaaatcattcttcaCATCAATACATTTATTTAACAAACATTTTAAACAAAACAAGTTATTTGGAACACGAGTGGCCAAGAGCATGTTCAACATGCGAGAAGTTGAATCCTGATCTTCTGTAGTATCCCTACAACATCTTTCATGTTTGTCCGTCTTGCTGGAGATTCAACACAACAATCTAGTGCCACTTTCATGATTGATGCTACAATCTAACTTCTTCTTCAAGTGATTATCCATCAGTGGAACCAAGTTGGAATCCGCAACATCCATTACTGCATCAGGAAGTGAATAACTCACCCAGTGCTTCAAGCTAAGATCTCCCTCAAACTCACTAGGCTTTCTCCTAGTAAACGTTTCCAGCAACATGATTCCATAACTATACACGTCACATTTAGCAGACACCAATCCATCTTGTCCATACTCTACAATCAAACAATTATTTAAAGATGTAACATGATAACTTGGTGGAAAAAGAGAAAGGGAAAAGAAATGTGCAAAGCAAAATCAAGAGACATAACTGGCGCAGTATAACCCAATGTTGCTAATGTTTTTGTGTATAAATCACTCTCATCTTCACCAAGAAGTTTTGAAATGCCAAAGTCGCTTAGGTGGGCAACCATATGCTCGTCCAGCAATACATTACTAGGCTTTAGATCACAGTGGATCACAGGGAACGAGCACCCATGGTGAAGATATTCCAATGCACATGCCACATCTTTCATTATGCTTAGCCTCTCCCTGATGTCTAGGAAGTAGTTGTGCGAATACAAATACTTCTCAAGACTTCCATTAGGCATATACTCGAGAACTAAAGCTttaaaatcaaggttggaacaacTAGTAATGACTTTTACTAGATTCCTATGGAGAAGGCTACGCAAAACTTCACATTCCGTATCAAAACTCTTGAATGCCGCATCCAGTTGTAGATTAAACACTTTAACTGCAATAGCAGTTCCACTTTTGAGAACGCCTTTGTAAACAGAGCCAAAACTCCCAGAACCAATCAAATTACTCTCGCTAAGTGCATCAGTTGCTTGGAGCAATTCATAGTATGAAATTCTTTCTCTTGTTACGGTAGACAATGAATCTGCTTGTTGAGGAGCTCTTTTACCTCTTCTATACCTTATCcataaaaacacaaatatgataGGAACAAACAAAATTGCAAGTCCTAGCAAAAGAAATAGAACTAGCAATCTTTTCCTATTTGATTTGTGCATTGATAATGTGGGGCATGGCTTCATATATTGAATTTTAAAGAGATAATAAcaccatatacatatatagttgCAAACCATGTGTCATATGAAGCAGCTAATGAAGTAGGTACAGAAAGCAGAGTACAATCGAAAATGAACTTGAAAGAGACAACACTAGATGAACTAATAAAATTCATATCTTGCAAGATTCCATGGACTGATGCTGAATAGAGACCATGCCAGATGAGTTGACTGGATACTTGTTAATGGGGAAATGAGGAAGATAACGTTGACCAAGAATTCTTATGGCAACAAGAAAAACTCCACTTGCAAGGACCATGGAGATTGCCTTTGACATAGAAATGCTTCTCTACAATCCAAaaggagaaaatattattaaCCATTTGGTTCCGGAAGACATCTTTTGTACTTAAAGTAATCATTTAGATAAAGAAATTGTATTCATATTTGATACTCctaaaagatagaaaatgcatGAATGTGAAGGAAGGCAAGATCAAAGAAGATACCAACTAGCCATTCAGGGCTTCATGTGTCGATCAAACCAGAACCACCTCCAAAAGGGAGTTCAATTACTTCAAATAGCAAACTAATGAGAGTGCTTTATTAAAACTGTATTTGTTTACCACTGGTTACAGAAGAAATTCTCAGTTCATGGATAGTGACAAATAAAGCAGGAATGTAAGGTGCTTATATGCCATACCTTGAAAGATTTTGCAACAACACCCGATGACAATTCCTTGTAGGGAAGTGTATAGACATCTTCATAATACATATCTAGAATGTCAGTTAGACCTACCTGAAAAAGTAAAATAAGGtaattattagaaataattacAATGCCTATCAAGTGTGGACTTCGAATGATTGTTTTCCAGTAGATCTGATCAAATCTCAATCTGTCTTACAAGCAGATCGAAAAGGAAAAGCATTTGGAAACATCTTGGGAGAATAATCTATTGACTTCACACACTCAAATTTCTCGCACTATTGATACACACACCTACTAGGAGGGCTCATCAACTAAAATAACATGGATGACCTAATACACGTCTCattgttgtttttctttaacAAAACCGTGGTGTCTGGGCCAGCTTACGCatacctcgactaattccacgggatacctgccacctcccaccagaaAAAGGTACCAAGTAACTCTATTCGCCAAGGCTAGAACATATGTGAAGAAaccacctagtgtttgtctttgttgggaattgaacctgagacctcaaccccacttcattgaaccacaagATCACACCCTTGAGTGCAATATACATCTCGATGTTAGAAGTCAGAGTTGCAAATTTTAGAATCTTATGCTTTGGGGATAAAACCAAGGTGCTAGAAGAATAAAGTGGTCATATATATAGCATCTACGACTTTGTGTGAACAATTTTGACATGTAAAAGAGGGAACCATAAGTAAGGAACTAGAGAGCAATTAAGAAAGTTATCTGAGTGGTACTTACTAGAGCTCCCAAGgggaaaggaaaaggaaaaatggAACTGAGTCCAAATTTTCCTCTAGGTCACCCACCCTCACCCAACACACATGAAATTATTACTCCCTCGGTTTCAATtgtttgtttggtgacttggcacagagtgtttatttgttcaggttttgtatagttaaagggcctacttgtgcactgtcaaagtttaaggtcaatgttataatttggtgtcaagtttagggtcataatTATGTATTATGCCATTTAGATAATTTCTCATCTTTTTCACCAACATATTTTTGTTAACTCTCAACAATAGAAGATTTCTGTGAAAATTTTGTTCTTGGCTT
This DNA window, taken from Capsicum annuum cultivar UCD-10X-F1 unplaced genomic scaffold, UCD10Xv1.1 ctg82646, whole genome shotgun sequence, encodes the following:
- the LOC107869303 gene encoding receptor kinase-like protein Xa21 translates to MNFISSSSVVSFKFIFDCTLLSVPTSLAASYDTWYRRGKRAPQQADSLSTVTRERISYYELLQATDALSESNLIGSGSFGSVYKGVLKSGTAIAVKVFNLQLDAAFKSFDTECEVLRSLLHRNLVKVITSCSNLDFKALVLEYMPNGSLEKYLYSHNYFLDIRERLSIMKDVACALEYLHHGCSFPVIHCDLKPSNVLLDEHMVAHLSDFGISKLLGEDESDLYTKTLATLEYGQDGLVSAKCDVYSYGIMLLETFTRRKPSEFEGDLSLKHWVSYSLPDAVMDVADSNLVPLMDNHLKKKLDCSINHESGTRLLC